A window of the Tunturibacter empetritectus genome harbors these coding sequences:
- a CDS encoding DUF4242 domain-containing protein — MPKFLIERDIPDTGHLTREQLVAISESSCRTLRGIDPEVQWLTSFVTADKIFCIYIAPDEEVIRRHAFEGGFPANAITLIHSTIDPTYADA; from the coding sequence ATGCCAAAATTTCTTATCGAACGCGATATCCCCGACACCGGCCACCTCACGCGCGAACAACTCGTCGCCATCTCCGAAAGCTCCTGCCGCACCCTCCGCGGCATCGACCCCGAAGTGCAGTGGCTCACCTCCTTCGTCACCGCCGACAAGATCTTCTGCATCTACATCGCACCCGACGAAGAGGTCATCCGCCGCCACGCCTTCGAGGGCGGCTTTCCCGCCAACGCCATCACCCTCATCCACTCCACCATCGACCCCACCTACGCCGACGCCTGA
- a CDS encoding winged helix-turn-helix transcriptional regulator, with translation MGKKGIVARSAGKKAAKHVSERAAKKVVAKGRPRDVVENDPKVEALVREIIARVADKWTMLVLEVLEEHGVVRFTRLGERVGGVSQKMLTKTVRQMERDGLVRRTVHPVIPPRVEYELTALGSSLSEAFCGVWVWAETHGEEIERARVAFERDAVKRRDSTEG, from the coding sequence ATGGGCAAAAAAGGCATTGTGGCTCGGAGCGCGGGGAAGAAGGCGGCGAAGCATGTGTCTGAGAGGGCTGCGAAGAAGGTTGTTGCGAAGGGAAGGCCGAGGGATGTGGTGGAGAACGATCCGAAGGTCGAGGCGCTGGTTCGGGAGATTATTGCGCGGGTGGCGGATAAGTGGACCATGCTGGTGTTAGAGGTGCTGGAGGAGCATGGTGTTGTACGGTTTACCCGGCTGGGGGAGCGGGTGGGGGGCGTGAGCCAGAAGATGCTGACCAAGACGGTGCGGCAGATGGAGCGGGACGGGCTGGTGAGGCGGACGGTGCATCCGGTGATTCCGCCGCGGGTGGAGTATGAGTTGACGGCGCTGGGTTCGAGTCTGAGCGAGGCGTTTTGCGGGGTGTGGGTCTGGGCGGAGACGCATGGGGAGGAGATTGAGAGGGCGCGCGTTGCGTTTGAGAGAGATGCGGTGAAGAGGCGGGACTCTACGGAAGGGTAG
- a CDS encoding NUDIX domain-containing protein: MRKRRTARVMLFDEAGDVLLIRFVVPREEGEFVFWALPGGEIEAGETEAAAAAREVREETGLELVMSGPVYCDRNQFLHQGEMQDNTDFLFRARCRREEPRLMGVTVDEREIMREIRWWSEGEIAGSRERIFPENLAGRMREQNGLK; encoded by the coding sequence GTGCGGAAGAGACGAACGGCGCGGGTGATGCTGTTTGATGAGGCGGGAGATGTTTTGCTGATTCGATTTGTGGTGCCGCGGGAGGAGGGGGAGTTTGTCTTCTGGGCTCTGCCGGGTGGAGAGATTGAGGCGGGAGAGACGGAGGCTGCGGCGGCAGCGCGTGAGGTGAGGGAGGAGACTGGGCTGGAGCTTGTGATGTCGGGGCCGGTGTACTGCGACAGGAATCAGTTTCTGCATCAGGGGGAGATGCAGGACAATACGGATTTTCTGTTCAGGGCGAGGTGTCGGCGGGAGGAGCCTCGTCTGATGGGAGTTACGGTGGATGAGAGGGAGATTATGCGTGAGATTCGCTGGTGGAGCGAGGGTGAGATTGCGGGGTCGCGGGAGAGAATCTTTCCGGAGAATCTGGCGGGGCGGATGCGGGAGCAGAACGGCTTGAAGTGA
- the glyS gene encoding glycine--tRNA ligase subunit beta, with protein sequence MADFLFEIGLEEVPARMIAGAQAELEQRVVKMLERERLVRSGAMAKSFATPRRLAVWVEGVAEQQEDVAEELVGPSVKVAYKDGVATPAAVAFAKKAGVEVAALKTITNAKGEYLAATAVKAGRSAAEVIAAEMPKELAGIYWAKNMYWRAGRPERFVRPVRWMVAMLGEKIVPVEFGGYVAGSVTYGHRVLFGEQEISLKAPGDYEDALLGGFVIADAEVRRQRIRKALDKVTRAGDPEGVGLRWREDHELVDKLTHLTEWPSVLLGRFEKEYLALPEEVLVTVMRDHQNYFAVEDRDGKLAPHFLAVLNTEADEAGVAVIRHGNERVLRARFNDARFFWEFDQRVPLVERVKLLENVTFQKDLGSYAAKTERVRKLVSELAGLAAARGVAVDTLALDTAALLAKTDLTAELVKEFTELQGVVGGLYARAQKFPTVVGDAIYDQYKPASAKDNIPRSLEGSLLGLADRMDTIVGMFSHGLEPTGSKDPFALRRSGNAVVRILSESGLPLTLDHLLAISNASFDETAKLEQFFKERIAFYLREVRGHAYDVVEAVMLPGPEGLRDVVVRAEAVTAVRGSGDFVAVSSAFKRMKNILTQAREKGIAAAGGVDASLLKEPAEKALAEKSAELAAKVKGLRAEKSYKAALEEIATLRPQVDAFFEAVMVMAPEEAVRANRLALLEKVLGDFSGIADFSEIVIAG encoded by the coding sequence ATGGCTGATTTTTTGTTTGAGATTGGGTTGGAAGAGGTTCCGGCGCGGATGATTGCGGGAGCGCAGGCGGAGTTGGAGCAGCGCGTGGTGAAGATGCTGGAGCGTGAGCGGCTGGTGCGGTCAGGTGCGATGGCTAAGAGCTTTGCTACGCCGCGACGGCTGGCGGTGTGGGTGGAAGGCGTTGCGGAGCAGCAGGAGGATGTGGCTGAAGAGCTGGTGGGGCCATCGGTGAAGGTGGCTTATAAGGATGGGGTGGCGACTCCTGCAGCGGTGGCGTTTGCGAAGAAGGCTGGGGTGGAGGTCGCGGCGCTGAAGACGATTACGAACGCCAAGGGAGAGTATCTTGCGGCGACTGCGGTGAAAGCGGGGCGGAGTGCGGCGGAGGTGATTGCTGCGGAGATGCCGAAGGAGCTGGCAGGGATCTACTGGGCGAAGAATATGTATTGGCGTGCGGGGCGGCCGGAGCGGTTTGTGCGGCCGGTGCGGTGGATGGTGGCTATGCTGGGCGAGAAGATTGTGCCGGTGGAATTTGGCGGATATGTAGCTGGAAGTGTTACGTATGGGCATCGGGTGCTGTTTGGAGAACAAGAGATTTCGCTGAAGGCACCTGGTGATTATGAGGACGCGTTGCTGGGCGGCTTTGTGATTGCGGATGCTGAGGTGAGGCGGCAGAGGATTCGGAAGGCTTTGGATAAGGTGACTCGGGCTGGTGATCCTGAGGGGGTAGGGCTGCGGTGGCGTGAGGACCATGAGTTGGTCGATAAGCTGACGCACCTGACTGAGTGGCCTTCGGTGTTGCTGGGTAGGTTTGAGAAGGAGTACCTGGCGCTGCCGGAGGAGGTTCTGGTGACGGTGATGCGGGATCACCAGAACTACTTTGCGGTGGAGGATCGGGACGGGAAGCTTGCTCCGCATTTTCTGGCGGTGCTGAACACTGAGGCCGATGAGGCTGGGGTTGCGGTGATTCGGCATGGCAACGAGCGGGTGCTGAGGGCGCGGTTCAATGATGCACGGTTCTTTTGGGAGTTCGACCAGCGAGTGCCTCTGGTGGAGCGGGTAAAGCTGCTGGAGAATGTGACGTTCCAGAAGGATCTGGGGAGCTATGCGGCTAAGACGGAGCGGGTGCGCAAGTTAGTGTCCGAGCTAGCTGGATTGGCTGCTGCGCGTGGAGTTGCGGTGGACACTCTAGCTCTTGATACTGCGGCGTTGCTAGCGAAGACGGACCTGACAGCCGAACTCGTCAAGGAGTTTACGGAACTGCAGGGCGTGGTGGGCGGTCTATATGCGCGGGCTCAGAAGTTTCCTACAGTGGTGGGAGATGCGATCTATGACCAGTACAAGCCAGCTTCCGCTAAAGACAATATTCCTCGCTCGCTTGAAGGTTCTTTGTTAGGACTTGCTGATCGAATGGACACAATTGTTGGGATGTTTTCTCACGGACTCGAACCCACAGGTTCAAAAGATCCATTCGCATTAAGGCGTTCTGGAAATGCCGTTGTGCGAATCCTTTCTGAGTCGGGCCTTCCCTTGACGCTCGATCATTTGTTAGCAATAAGCAATGCATCTTTTGACGAGACAGCGAAACTCGAGCAATTTTTCAAGGAACGCATCGCGTTCTATCTTCGTGAGGTGCGAGGACATGCCTATGACGTAGTTGAAGCCGTGATGCTGCCCGGCCCAGAAGGACTGCGTGATGTAGTTGTCCGTGCGGAGGCGGTTACGGCTGTTCGCGGGTCGGGGGATTTTGTTGCGGTGTCTTCGGCTTTCAAGCGGATGAAGAACATTCTTACGCAGGCCAGAGAAAAGGGGATTGCGGCGGCGGGCGGTGTGGATGCTTCGCTGCTGAAGGAGCCTGCGGAGAAGGCGCTGGCGGAGAAGTCGGCGGAGTTGGCGGCGAAGGTGAAGGGGCTGCGGGCGGAGAAGAGCTACAAGGCGGCGTTGGAGGAGATTGCTACGCTGCGGCCGCAGGTGGATGCGTTCTTCGAGGCGGTGATGGTGATGGCGCCCGAGGAGGCAGTGCGGGCGAACCGGTTGGCGCTGCTCGAGAAGGTGCTCGGGGATTTCTCCGGGATCGCGGATTTTTCGGAGATCGTGATCGCGGGCTAG
- a CDS encoding 4Fe-4S dicluster domain-containing protein, with protein MAYVIAEPCIGTKDSACVDACPVDCIHPKKDENGYSDAVQLFIDPVECIDCGACVPVCPVSAIYAGDDLPEKWAEYQTKNAAHFGR; from the coding sequence ATGGCTTATGTGATTGCGGAACCGTGCATCGGGACGAAGGATTCGGCTTGCGTGGATGCCTGCCCGGTGGACTGTATCCATCCGAAGAAGGATGAAAACGGGTATAGCGACGCGGTGCAGCTGTTTATCGATCCGGTGGAGTGCATTGATTGCGGCGCGTGCGTGCCGGTTTGCCCGGTGTCGGCGATCTATGCGGGGGATGACCTGCCGGAGAAGTGGGCGGAGTATCAGACGAAGAATGCGGCTCACTTCGGGCGGTAG
- a CDS encoding SDR family oxidoreductase, which produces MITTGNTILITGGGSGIGRGLAEAFHKLGNHVIIAGRRKQVLDETVAANPGISSAVLDIEDAASIRAFAAKLIAGFPALNAVIHNAGISRTEDLLAQPEDLADAEAMITTNLLGPIRLNAALLPHLQKQPHAAVLTVTSGLAFLPLAMAPTYNATKAALHSYTESLRYQLKSTNVQVIEIIPPYVQTELSGAHQASDPRAMPLADYINETIEILKTQPDATEILVERVKPLRFAEQNGPEKYTAFFTQFNDAMSAGPQ; this is translated from the coding sequence ATGATCACCACTGGAAATACCATCCTCATCACCGGCGGCGGCTCCGGTATCGGCCGCGGTCTCGCCGAAGCCTTCCACAAGCTCGGCAACCACGTCATCATCGCCGGCCGCCGCAAACAAGTCCTCGACGAGACCGTCGCCGCCAACCCCGGCATCTCCTCCGCGGTCCTCGACATCGAAGACGCCGCCAGCATCCGCGCCTTCGCCGCCAAGCTCATCGCCGGCTTTCCCGCCCTCAACGCCGTCATCCACAACGCCGGCATCTCGCGCACCGAGGACCTCCTCGCCCAACCAGAAGATCTCGCCGACGCCGAGGCCATGATCACCACCAATCTCCTCGGCCCCATCCGCCTCAATGCCGCTCTGCTGCCTCACCTCCAAAAGCAGCCCCACGCCGCAGTCCTCACTGTTACCTCCGGCCTCGCCTTCCTTCCCCTGGCAATGGCGCCCACCTACAACGCCACCAAGGCCGCCCTTCACTCCTACACCGAGTCCCTGCGCTATCAACTCAAATCCACCAACGTTCAGGTCATCGAAATCATCCCGCCCTACGTTCAGACCGAACTCTCGGGCGCCCATCAAGCCTCAGACCCCCGCGCCATGCCCCTCGCCGACTACATCAACGAGACCATCGAAATCCTTAAAACCCAACCCGACGCCACCGAGATCCTCGTCGAACGAGTCAAACCCCTCCGCTTCGCCGAACAAAACGGCCCGGAAAAATACACCGCCTTCTTCACCCAGTTCAACGACGCCATGTCCGCCGGACCCCAGTAA
- a CDS encoding DUF6600 domain-containing protein has protein sequence MKTPLTRTTIRGFYKKSIFASFVLTLLTTLPLHAQSYSQDADPPERVARLSILQGNVSLQPAGVDQFSQAELNYPLTNGDRVYVDNSSFAELQSDALAIRMGLGADLTLTSMTDQVAQLGLAQGSINIRSWNLQNGATIEIDTPNGTITILQPGDVRIDSYPQDDTTVVTVNSGQAEATGPDLSQAINPGQALRLTGSNPIYVEYVELASGDNLDRFDQDRDRRQMADRAAQQQYVNPDMIGYSDLQEYGEWSSQSDYGQVWYPRNVDAGWTPYHNGHWAWIAPWGWTWVEAEPWGFAPFHYGRWASFNGRWGWIPGPTIVRPVYSPALVAFVGGPSFSISAGFGAGNGAGLTAWFPLGPRETYVPWYHASPGYVNRVNVTNIYNRNVTEVRNVYNNRTTNIYVNNTTVNNITYVNRTVATTVVPQRSFAAGRPVASAAVHVDQKQLAQAQVMPHPMITPTRAIVAPAPARAVPVNVARPVLQTHAGLAQAVPGAQALPVRPLSPQQQQAVKVQPLPNGQRPIQQPAPTPVQRQPIQQAATQPVSRQAPIERATPTPNPSAHPVPTQPVQPTQPATQFNQPHPQPTAPINQARPEPPAQPVQPPTQFNQPRPQPTAPVNQLRPQPEAPINQQRPQQSAPINQQRPEPPVQAAQPKPQPRSVDQPRPLINRSEPPPAQPTFVQQRQAIQKTDPGRPLGPQQVDNLRNGRPAGPHEQPEPITHPAARAPQPPQPKNESKQPPPR, from the coding sequence ATGAAAACCCCACTCACTCGTACGACTATCAGGGGCTTCTATAAGAAGAGCATCTTCGCCTCCTTTGTCCTCACTCTCCTCACCACCCTCCCCCTGCACGCTCAGAGCTACTCGCAGGACGCAGACCCGCCCGAGCGCGTCGCCCGCCTCAGCATCCTTCAAGGCAACGTCTCCCTCCAGCCCGCCGGCGTCGATCAGTTCAGTCAGGCCGAGTTAAACTATCCCCTCACCAACGGCGATCGCGTCTACGTCGACAACTCCAGCTTCGCCGAACTCCAAAGCGACGCCCTCGCCATCCGCATGGGCCTCGGTGCCGACCTCACCCTCACCAGCATGACCGACCAGGTCGCCCAGCTCGGCCTCGCCCAGGGCTCCATCAATATCCGAAGCTGGAACCTTCAAAACGGCGCCACCATCGAAATCGACACCCCCAACGGCACCATCACCATCCTCCAGCCCGGCGACGTCCGCATCGATAGCTACCCCCAGGACGACACCACCGTCGTCACCGTCAACTCCGGACAGGCCGAAGCGACTGGTCCCGATCTCTCTCAGGCCATCAACCCCGGACAGGCACTCCGCCTCACCGGCTCCAACCCCATCTACGTCGAATACGTAGAGCTCGCATCAGGCGACAACCTCGACCGCTTCGATCAGGATCGCGACCGCCGCCAGATGGCCGACCGCGCTGCCCAGCAGCAGTACGTCAACCCCGACATGATCGGATACAGCGACCTCCAGGAGTACGGCGAGTGGTCGTCCCAATCCGACTACGGTCAGGTCTGGTATCCCCGCAACGTCGACGCGGGATGGACCCCATACCACAACGGCCACTGGGCTTGGATCGCCCCCTGGGGCTGGACCTGGGTTGAAGCCGAGCCCTGGGGATTCGCGCCCTTCCACTACGGCCGCTGGGCCAGCTTCAACGGACGCTGGGGATGGATTCCCGGACCCACCATCGTCCGCCCCGTCTACTCTCCCGCCCTCGTAGCCTTCGTCGGCGGCCCCAGCTTCTCCATCAGCGCCGGCTTCGGTGCAGGCAATGGAGCAGGCCTTACCGCATGGTTCCCCCTCGGCCCGCGCGAAACCTACGTTCCCTGGTATCACGCCAGCCCCGGCTACGTGAACCGCGTCAATGTAACTAACATCTACAACCGCAACGTCACCGAGGTCCGCAACGTCTACAACAACCGGACCACTAACATCTACGTCAACAACACCACCGTCAACAACATCACCTACGTCAACCGCACTGTCGCCACCACCGTCGTCCCCCAACGCTCCTTCGCCGCGGGACGCCCGGTAGCCTCAGCAGCCGTTCACGTCGACCAGAAGCAGCTCGCCCAGGCTCAGGTCATGCCTCATCCCATGATCACGCCCACTCGCGCGATCGTAGCCCCGGCACCCGCCCGAGCCGTCCCCGTCAACGTCGCACGGCCCGTCCTCCAAACCCACGCCGGCCTCGCTCAGGCTGTACCCGGAGCGCAAGCTCTCCCCGTCCGTCCTCTTAGCCCGCAACAACAGCAGGCAGTCAAAGTCCAGCCTCTGCCCAACGGCCAGCGGCCAATCCAGCAGCCCGCACCTACCCCCGTCCAGCGACAACCTATCCAGCAGGCCGCAACCCAACCCGTTTCACGACAGGCACCCATAGAACGAGCCACCCCAACTCCAAACCCATCCGCGCACCCCGTTCCAACGCAACCGGTACAACCCACGCAACCAGCAACCCAGTTCAACCAGCCACACCCACAACCAACAGCCCCCATCAACCAGGCAAGGCCCGAACCTCCTGCGCAACCGGTACAGCCGCCAACTCAGTTCAACCAGCCACGGCCTCAACCGACAGCTCCGGTCAATCAGCTAAGGCCACAACCGGAAGCGCCTATCAATCAACAGAGGCCGCAGCAGTCAGCGCCTATCAACCAGCAGAGGCCCGAACCTCCCGTACAGGCAGCACAACCCAAGCCGCAACCACGCTCCGTGGATCAACCGCGTCCCCTCATCAACCGGAGCGAGCCCCCACCCGCGCAACCGACCTTCGTCCAGCAGCGGCAAGCCATTCAGAAGACCGATCCCGGTCGCCCTCTCGGCCCGCAGCAGGTCGACAACCTCCGCAACGGACGCCCAGCCGGACCACACGAGCAGCCTGAGCCAATCACCCATCCAGCCGCCCGCGCTCCTCAACCTCCTCAACCCAAAAACGAGTCAAAGCAGCCGCCTCCCAGATAA
- a CDS encoding inositol monophosphatase family protein, whose product MMKKFEFAHIAEGIARQAGALLRGFYTKGVTTEYKGDVDLVTEADRASEQLIVEKLKAAFPAHGVYGEEGTRSGLDSEFRWYVDPLDGTTNFAHGFPAFCVVLGLERRSAGLAADQDGEMVAGVIYDPLRDEMFSAERGKGAWLNGRKIHVSKIALMQESLTATGFPSKKRHESPNIHFYNEITLRSHGVRRAGSAALDMAYVACGRLDGFWEFNLNPWDTSAGFLLVEEAGGSATHFDGGKFTLDSRETLVTNGLIKNEMVHLFTEMFAGRELTAIPSAAEFAAKRMAAK is encoded by the coding sequence ATGATGAAGAAGTTTGAGTTTGCGCATATTGCTGAGGGTATTGCGCGGCAGGCGGGGGCGTTGCTGCGGGGGTTTTACACGAAGGGGGTGACGACGGAGTACAAGGGCGATGTGGACCTGGTGACGGAGGCCGATCGTGCGAGCGAGCAGTTGATTGTGGAGAAGCTGAAGGCGGCGTTTCCTGCGCATGGGGTGTATGGCGAGGAGGGGACGCGGAGTGGATTGGATAGCGAGTTTCGGTGGTATGTGGATCCGCTGGATGGGACGACGAACTTTGCGCATGGGTTTCCGGCGTTCTGCGTAGTGCTGGGTTTGGAGAGGCGCTCGGCTGGGCTGGCTGCGGATCAGGATGGAGAGATGGTGGCCGGGGTGATCTACGACCCGCTGCGCGATGAGATGTTTTCTGCGGAGAGGGGAAAGGGCGCGTGGCTGAATGGGAGAAAGATCCATGTGTCGAAGATCGCTTTGATGCAGGAGTCGCTGACGGCTACGGGGTTTCCGAGTAAGAAGCGGCATGAGAGCCCGAACATTCACTTCTATAACGAGATCACGCTGCGGTCGCATGGGGTGAGGAGGGCAGGGAGTGCGGCGTTGGATATGGCGTATGTGGCTTGCGGGCGGCTGGATGGGTTCTGGGAGTTCAATCTGAATCCGTGGGATACGTCGGCTGGATTTCTGCTGGTGGAGGAGGCTGGGGGCTCGGCGACTCACTTCGATGGGGGAAAGTTTACGTTGGATAGTCGCGAGACTCTGGTGACGAATGGGTTGATTAAGAACGAGATGGTGCATCTGTTTACGGAGATGTTTGCGGGAAGAGAGTTGACGGCGATTCCTTCGGCGGCGGAGTTTGCGGCGAAGCGGATGGCTGCGAAGTAG
- the recO gene encoding DNA repair protein RecO, translated as MIERQGEAIVLRVWPFQEADLLVSLFTREQGRVKGVARHAMRSRRRFGGALEPMTYVRATYAERPKQELVRLDAFEILSSPLSRPIDYARTAALQFVAEVVEEALPEQAPEDAVFRLVLAVLDQIQVGRVWMPVTYFSLWMSRLMGWMPELGHCVVCGLDLRGGTVWYSGTSDGVTCEDDRRPGSVGLAAASVGEAVRMFRGTVGELAKEDWPKGRAADLRRFAVETLERHLERRLVSARALGRA; from the coding sequence ATGATTGAGCGGCAGGGAGAGGCGATCGTGTTGCGTGTGTGGCCGTTTCAGGAGGCGGACCTGCTGGTGAGCCTGTTTACGCGGGAGCAGGGGCGGGTGAAGGGGGTGGCTCGTCATGCGATGCGGTCGCGGCGGCGGTTTGGCGGGGCGCTGGAGCCGATGACCTATGTGCGGGCGACGTATGCGGAGAGGCCGAAGCAGGAGCTGGTGCGGCTGGATGCGTTTGAGATTTTGAGTTCGCCGCTCTCGCGGCCGATTGACTATGCGCGGACGGCGGCGCTGCAGTTTGTGGCGGAGGTGGTGGAGGAGGCGCTGCCGGAGCAGGCTCCTGAGGATGCGGTGTTTCGGCTGGTGCTGGCGGTGCTCGACCAGATACAGGTGGGGAGGGTGTGGATGCCGGTGACTTACTTTTCGCTGTGGATGAGCCGGTTGATGGGGTGGATGCCGGAGCTGGGGCACTGCGTTGTTTGTGGCCTGGACCTGCGTGGAGGGACGGTTTGGTATTCGGGTACTAGTGACGGGGTGACTTGCGAGGATGATCGGCGGCCGGGGAGTGTGGGGCTGGCGGCGGCTTCGGTGGGGGAGGCGGTGCGGATGTTTCGCGGGACGGTGGGGGAGTTGGCAAAGGAGGATTGGCCCAAGGGGCGGGCGGCGGATCTGCGGAGGTTTGCGGTGGAGACGCTGGAGCGGCATCTGGAGCGGAGGCTGGTGAGTGCGAGGGCGCTGGGGAGAGCTTAG
- a CDS encoding secondary thiamine-phosphate synthase enzyme YjbQ: MHHLEILTRGQRLYEVTSAIGEWVRQQRMQTGLLTIFCKHTSASLLIQENADPTVRSDIEAYFDRLAPEGGPYRHHSEGSDDMPAHLKTALTQVQLSIPVIKGGLALGTWQGIYLFEHRVRPHRREIVLHLIGE; the protein is encoded by the coding sequence GTGCATCATCTTGAAATTTTGACGCGTGGGCAAAGGCTTTATGAGGTTACGTCGGCTATTGGGGAATGGGTAAGGCAGCAGAGAATGCAGACTGGCCTTCTGACCATCTTCTGCAAACATACGTCAGCCTCGCTTTTGATCCAGGAGAATGCTGATCCTACTGTTCGCAGCGATATCGAAGCTTACTTCGATCGACTTGCGCCTGAGGGTGGGCCGTATAGGCATCACTCCGAAGGGTCAGACGATATGCCTGCGCATCTGAAGACGGCACTAACTCAGGTGCAGCTCTCGATACCGGTGATAAAGGGCGGGCTGGCGCTGGGAACCTGGCAGGGTATCTACCTTTTTGAGCATCGAGTCCGCCCTCATAGACGGGAGATTGTGTTGCACCTGATTGGGGAGTAG
- a CDS encoding glycine--tRNA ligase subunit alpha encodes MTERAGKKRALTFQELLFTLQRFWADRGCVLQQPYDVEVGAGTMSPDTFLRVLGPKPVRIAYAQPSRRPADGRYGENPNRLFRHTQLQVILKPPPVRIQEMYLESLVAIGIDLKEHDIKFEEDNWEWPVGGAWGVGWQVMLDGLEITQFTYFQQCGGMDLDPICGEITYGLERIAGFLQDVDSIYDIVWAVEPDTGREVTYGEMRLAEEEQFSAYSFDYADVASLWKHLELYEAECKGLLEKAGFRDDFKDFAKMDELTLKRFPVLGAYELALKCSHLFNLLDARGAISVTERVGVMARIRTLVVGVAKAYAAQGEALAALVKEEAVAG; translated from the coding sequence ATGACTGAGAGAGCTGGAAAGAAGCGCGCGCTTACGTTTCAGGAGCTGTTGTTTACCCTGCAGCGCTTTTGGGCGGATCGGGGTTGCGTGTTGCAGCAGCCTTACGATGTTGAGGTGGGTGCGGGGACGATGTCTCCCGATACGTTTCTGCGGGTGCTGGGGCCGAAGCCGGTGCGGATCGCTTATGCGCAGCCCTCCCGTAGACCAGCCGATGGGCGGTATGGGGAGAATCCGAATAGGCTGTTTCGGCATACGCAATTGCAGGTGATTCTGAAGCCGCCACCGGTGCGGATTCAGGAGATGTATCTCGAGTCGCTGGTGGCGATCGGGATCGATTTGAAAGAGCATGACATCAAGTTCGAAGAGGATAACTGGGAGTGGCCAGTGGGCGGCGCGTGGGGCGTGGGCTGGCAGGTGATGCTGGATGGGTTGGAGATTACGCAGTTCACTTACTTTCAGCAGTGCGGTGGGATGGATCTGGACCCGATCTGTGGGGAGATTACGTATGGGCTGGAGCGGATCGCGGGATTTTTGCAGGATGTGGATTCGATCTATGACATTGTGTGGGCGGTGGAGCCCGATACTGGCCGCGAGGTGACGTATGGGGAGATGCGGCTGGCCGAGGAGGAGCAGTTTTCGGCTTATAGCTTCGATTATGCGGATGTGGCTTCATTGTGGAAGCACCTGGAGTTGTATGAGGCGGAGTGCAAGGGGCTTTTGGAGAAGGCTGGATTTCGTGACGACTTCAAGGACTTCGCGAAGATGGATGAGCTAACGCTGAAGCGGTTTCCGGTTTTGGGGGCTTATGAGCTGGCGTTGAAGTGTTCGCATCTGTTCAATCTGTTGGATGCTCGCGGGGCGATCTCGGTGACAGAGCGCGTCGGCGTGATGGCGCGGATTCGGACGCTGGTGGTGGGAGTGGCGAAGGCTTATGCGGCGCAGGGTGAGGCGTTGGCGGCTCTGGTAAAAGAGGAAGCTGTGGCGGGTTGA